In Plutella xylostella chromosome 4, ilPluXylo3.1, whole genome shotgun sequence, a genomic segment contains:
- the LOC105381777 gene encoding ras-related and estrogen-regulated growth inhibitor-like protein, with translation MRDERASLPRVRIAVIGSSRVGKSALIVRYLTRRYIGEYHSNTDLLYRQTVPINGTPVELEVIDVSGTNADKFPAEQIQWADACLLVYSVTDRSSFDYATEVMSSLRRGPGAAGGSPAHAAAAPMPLALLGNKTDLDHLRQVSTKEGQSLCSSHGASFSEASVADNSNDLYRCVDKLLSEVRTPSQRTRKFSVTKMLGSLIGGTNNSSSTSRSGSVVACPRMPPPARPPLAAAAP, from the exons ATGCGGGACGAGCGCGCCTCGCTGCCGCGCGTGCGCATCGCCGTCATCGGCAGCTCCCGAGTGGGCAAGTCAG CTTTGATTGTGCGTTATCTGACTAGACGCTACATCGGGGAGTACCATTCCAACACAG ATCTCctatacagacagacagttccTATAAACGGCACTCCAGTGGAGTTGGAGGTGATCGACGTATCCGGGACCAATGCCGACAAGTTCCCAGCTGAACAG ATCCAATGGGCGGACGCGTGCCTGCTAGTGTACTCGGTGACGGACCGCAGCAGCTTCGACTACGCCACGGAGGTGATGAGCTCGCTGCGGCGGGGgccgggggccgcggggggcaGCCCcgcgcacgccgccgccgcgcccatGCCGCTCGCGCTGCTCGGGAACAAGACCGACCTCGACCACCTCAGACAG GTATCCACCAAGGAGGGCCAGTCACTGTGTAGCTCGCACGGAGCCTCGTTCAGCGAGGCGAGCGTGGCGGACAACTCCAACGACCTGTACCGCTGCGTGGACAAGCTGCTGTCCGAAGTGCGCACCCCCTCGCAGCGCACGCGCAAGTTCTCTGTCACCAAGATGCTCGGCTCTCTTATAG GCGGCACCAACAACTCGTCATCAACATCCCGCAGCGGGTCGGTGGTGGCGTGCCCCCGCATGCCCCCGCCCGCGCGGCCgccgctcgccgccgccgcgccctgA
- the LOC105383731 gene encoding class E basic helix-loop-helix protein 22 produces MEGRRSWDGVPLGEAHSPPQSVPGRRTPLGAVGLGGFYMQGGQPPPQHCYPTDENQPEPGTSYGQSGSMGDGKSKQKMRQGKTVRLNINARERRRMHDLNDALDELRGVIPYAHSPSVRKLSKIATLLLAKNYILMQASALEELRRLVAYLQGTATAAGIVPPAGFDLAGFPAAAKFLQSGPSAAPPPPPEPPS; encoded by the exons ATGGAGGGGCGGAGGTCCTGGGATGGTGTGCCTTTGGGGGAGGCTCATTCTCCGCCTCAGTCGGTGCCGGGGCGGCGGACGCCGCTGGGCGCCGTGGGGCTGGGCGGGTTCTACATGCAGGGCGGGCAGCCTCCGCCCCAGCACTGCTACCCGACGGACGAGAACCAGCCGGAGCCCGGCACTAGCTACGGACAAAG TGGGTCCATGGGAGATGGCAAATCAAAACAGAAGATGCGTCAAGGAAAAACTGTCCGACTGAACATAAACGCACGGGAACGAAGAAGAATGCATGACTTG AATGACGCACTGGACGAGCTGCGCGGCGTGATCCCCTACGCTCACTCACCGTCCGTCAGGAAGCTGTCCAAGATCGCCACCTTACTGCTCGCCAAAAACTACATTCTCATGCAGGCCAGCGCATTGGAGGAGCTGAGGAG ACTGGTCGCCTACCTGCAAGGCACGGCCACAGCCGCCGGCATCGTTCCTCCCGCTGGGTTCGACCTGGCCGGGTTCCCCGCCGCCGCCAAGTTCCTGCAGTCAGGCCCCtccgccgcgcccccgccgccccccgaGCCCCCCTCTTGA